One window of Cohnella hashimotonis genomic DNA carries:
- a CDS encoding methyl-accepting chemotaxis protein has translation MPTMLEHVLAAIPVYKETYTDEPVVIVIDRTQVVHFEKASFYPSGIPAGTPVSSLEGTVIAKALELGVRIVEERDASRFGTAYLSVASPIRENGEVVGAIGFIVPNARLDSLRAGTADLSGVIEEMSATGQEITAAGAHIADRLQEQASESAQLLERLKKAGSVLASVKEIAEQSQLLGLNAAIEAARAGEQGLGFGVVATEIRKLGEYSKAAVSQITELFRSMEESIRAMDRTVGEIAKESKSASAGMDEFSRAFAHIAEVAGQLSDAANYGK, from the coding sequence ATGCCGACGATGCTGGAGCACGTACTAGCCGCCATCCCCGTTTACAAGGAAACTTATACCGACGAACCCGTCGTCATCGTGATCGATCGGACCCAGGTCGTTCATTTCGAAAAAGCTTCGTTCTATCCTTCGGGCATCCCGGCCGGCACGCCGGTGTCGTCGCTGGAGGGGACGGTTATCGCAAAAGCGCTCGAGCTGGGCGTACGGATCGTGGAGGAACGGGACGCCTCGCGGTTCGGCACCGCCTACCTGTCGGTGGCGAGTCCCATCCGGGAGAACGGGGAAGTCGTCGGGGCGATCGGCTTCATCGTCCCGAACGCGCGGCTCGACTCGCTGCGCGCGGGCACGGCCGACTTGTCGGGTGTGATCGAGGAGATGTCGGCAACGGGGCAGGAAATAACGGCGGCCGGCGCGCACATCGCGGATCGGCTGCAGGAGCAGGCGTCGGAGTCGGCGCAGCTGCTCGAGCGGCTCAAGAAGGCGGGATCCGTGCTCGCCTCGGTGAAGGAGATCGCGGAGCAGAGCCAGCTGCTCGGCCTGAACGCGGCCATCGAAGCGGCGCGCGCCGGCGAGCAGGGGCTCGGCTTCGGCGTCGTCGCGACGGAGATCCGCAAGCTCGGCGAGTACAGCAAGGCGGCGGTGTCGCAGATTACCGAGCTGTTCCGGTCGATGGAGGAGAGCATCCGCGCGATGGACCGCACGGTCGGGGAGATCGCGAAGGAATCCAAGTCCGCTTCGGCGGGCATGGACGAATTCAGCAGAGCCTTCGCGCATATCGCGGAAGTCGCGGGGCAGCTGTCGGACGCGGCGAATTACGGCAAGTAA
- a CDS encoding MFS transporter, producing the protein MNSASHAAKGKPPGLLSSRFLQTILLSNVLLQIGIWVRNFAILLYVAAKTDNDPYAISLISVAEFAPIFVFSFIGGTFADRWKPKRTMVWCDLLSAVSVFIVLLSIHFGSWHAVYLVTFISAILSQFSQPSGMRLFKQHVPEAQMQQGMAIFQSLMAIFMVLGPMLGTFAYSSFGLETSVAVMGVAFLLSAIVLVRLPADLPQERNAAESHFRREFVEGFSYVWQSPVLRMLGLAFILAGLAVGIAQALNLFVVTERLGKPEDFLQYMLMVSGGAMLIGGGLVAAFAQKVPPQALLATGMFFGAVCTVIVGYSTSVPLTLVVQFVNGLVFPCIHIGISTMILKWSKPTIIGRVNGVLSPMFTGMMVISMSAAGALKKSFPLEVIFSAAGVLFLIGTVAMLLIVRQRPPVHAGEGIAQTSA; encoded by the coding sequence ATGAATTCGGCATCCCATGCCGCCAAGGGAAAGCCGCCCGGCCTGCTGTCGAGCCGCTTCCTGCAAACCATCCTGCTGTCCAACGTCCTGCTGCAAATCGGCATTTGGGTCCGCAACTTCGCGATCCTGCTGTATGTGGCGGCCAAAACGGACAACGATCCCTACGCCATCTCGCTCATCAGCGTGGCCGAGTTCGCCCCGATCTTCGTCTTTTCGTTCATCGGCGGCACCTTCGCCGACCGCTGGAAGCCGAAGCGCACGATGGTCTGGTGCGACCTGCTGTCCGCCGTCTCGGTATTCATCGTGCTGCTCAGCATTCACTTCGGCTCCTGGCATGCCGTCTACCTCGTGACCTTTATATCCGCGATCCTGTCGCAGTTCTCCCAACCGTCCGGCATGCGCCTGTTCAAGCAGCATGTGCCGGAAGCCCAGATGCAGCAGGGCATGGCCATCTTTCAATCGCTGATGGCCATCTTCATGGTGCTCGGTCCCATGCTCGGCACGTTCGCCTACAGCAGCTTTGGGCTGGAGACGTCGGTCGCGGTTATGGGCGTCGCGTTCCTGCTGTCCGCGATCGTGCTCGTCCGGCTGCCCGCCGACCTGCCGCAGGAGCGCAATGCCGCGGAGAGCCATTTCCGCCGGGAATTCGTCGAAGGCTTCAGTTACGTCTGGCAGAGCCCCGTGCTCCGCATGCTCGGACTGGCCTTCATTCTGGCCGGGCTCGCCGTCGGCATCGCGCAGGCGCTCAACCTGTTCGTCGTCACCGAGCGGCTCGGCAAGCCGGAGGACTTCCTTCAATACATGCTTATGGTCAGCGGCGGCGCGATGCTCATCGGCGGCGGACTCGTGGCCGCGTTCGCCCAGAAGGTGCCGCCGCAGGCGCTGCTCGCTACGGGCATGTTCTTCGGCGCGGTATGCACCGTGATCGTCGGCTACTCCACGAGCGTGCCGCTGACGCTGGTCGTCCAGTTTGTCAACGGCCTCGTATTCCCTTGCATTCACATCGGCATCAGCACGATGATCCTCAAATGGTCCAAGCCGACGATCATCGGCCGCGTCAACGGCGTGCTGAGCCCCATGTTCACCGGCATGATGGTCATCTCGATGTCCGCGGCCGGCGCGCTCAAGAAGTCCTTTCCGCTCGAGGTCATCTTCTCTGCGGCCGGCGTGCTGTTCTTGATCGGGACGGTCGCCATGCTGCTGATCGTCAGACAGCGCCCGCCGGTGCACGCCGGCGAAGGCATTGCGCAGACGAGCGCCTAA
- a CDS encoding LysR family transcriptional regulator, with protein sequence MIEQVKTFVQVAESGSFSKAAEKLFISSTAVMKQMNLLEKQAGVPLFIRTNHGVRLTKAGISFIKDAKFMLQYFQESLIRMHQSAQTNRHIVRVGTSMLNPCNVLIDLWTGISDLYPQFGINIVNFEDDAHTLPTTYRTIGQSLDIIAGPFLTDNLKDYYRVLELGSYRVCFAVSRQHRLASRKHFLSKICMGKDWL encoded by the coding sequence ATGATTGAGCAAGTGAAGACTTTTGTTCAAGTGGCGGAGTCCGGAAGCTTCTCTAAGGCTGCCGAAAAGCTTTTTATTTCTTCAACCGCTGTTATGAAGCAAATGAATTTGTTGGAAAAGCAAGCCGGAGTCCCGCTTTTTATCCGCACCAACCACGGTGTCAGGCTCACAAAAGCAGGAATATCTTTTATTAAAGATGCAAAATTTATGCTGCAGTATTTTCAAGAATCTCTTATCCGTATGCATCAGTCCGCACAGACCAATCGGCATATTGTTCGAGTGGGCACTTCTATGCTTAACCCCTGTAATGTTTTGATTGATTTGTGGACTGGAATTAGCGACCTATACCCGCAATTCGGAATAAACATCGTAAATTTCGAAGATGACGCACATACACTCCCAACAACTTACCGCACGATTGGCCAATCACTCGATATCATTGCGGGGCCATTTCTTACAGATAACTTGAAGGATTACTACCGTGTGCTTGAACTGGGAAGTTACCGCGTTTGCTTTGCCGTATCTCGACAACATAGGCTAGCTTCAAGAAAACACTTTCTGTCAAAGATTTGTATGGGGAAAGATTGGCTGTAG
- a CDS encoding SDR family NAD(P)-dependent oxidoreductase: MEKKVWFITGASRGLGRIWTEAALSRGDKVAATARTPESIVDLKERFGDAVLPLALDVTDSRQVELVVQQAHAHFGRLDVVLNNAGYTLVGTTEEADESDVRELFDANYFGTLRVIQAALPLLRLQGSGHILGVSSAMGIVAAPLIGFYCASKWAVEALHDSLAQEVKDFGIKVTLLEPGAYATDFGSPLSMKTSQVLEAYAELRNQVSIRLSTQERGDPKATAEAILQIVDAQDPPLRFAIGAGVLPLVRGTYADRLATWEAWEAVSNGAQGKPISHR; the protein is encoded by the coding sequence ATGGAGAAAAAAGTCTGGTTCATTACAGGGGCCTCTCGCGGATTAGGGCGCATTTGGACCGAGGCCGCACTCTCTCGCGGTGATAAGGTTGCCGCGACCGCGCGCACACCGGAAAGCATCGTCGATCTTAAGGAACGTTTTGGAGACGCTGTTCTTCCCCTAGCGCTCGATGTAACTGATTCCCGTCAGGTCGAGCTTGTCGTTCAGCAGGCTCACGCGCATTTCGGCAGGCTAGACGTCGTTCTAAACAATGCCGGTTACACGCTGGTTGGCACGACTGAGGAGGCTGACGAATCCGACGTCCGCGAACTATTTGACGCCAATTACTTTGGTACGCTTCGTGTCATCCAAGCTGCCCTGCCTCTGCTTCGATTGCAGGGCAGCGGGCATATTCTCGGCGTCTCAAGCGCCATGGGTATTGTTGCAGCGCCGCTCATTGGCTTCTATTGCGCTTCCAAATGGGCAGTCGAAGCACTGCACGATAGCCTCGCTCAAGAGGTTAAAGACTTCGGCATTAAGGTCACGTTGCTCGAGCCGGGCGCCTATGCCACCGACTTTGGAAGCCCCTTGTCCATGAAGACATCACAGGTATTGGAAGCTTACGCCGAACTTCGTAATCAGGTGTCCATTCGTTTATCGACCCAAGAACGAGGCGATCCGAAGGCGACGGCTGAAGCGATCCTTCAAATCGTAGACGCCCAGGACCCGCCTCTGCGGTTTGCGATAGGCGCCGGGGTGCTGCCTTTGGTGCGTGGAACCTATGCCGATCGTTTAGCCACTTGGGAGGCATGGGAAGCTGTCTCGAACGGAGCGCAAGGAAAACCGATAAGCCATCGTTAG
- a CDS encoding glycerol-3-phosphate acyltransferase: MTALLWSATLFLCGSLMFSYWLGLAARSNLREIGDGNPGALNLWRAAGFAYGVVGIALDFAKGFAPVAFMLASGRLPGYAAAAASLMPVLGHAFSPFLRGRGGKAIATTFGVWCALSFEGALAYAVILAILLLGGRLTRGTKKASAEADAFQVVLGMMMLLVYALARAFPAPIAAFALANALLLAFTHRRELRRLVARRGADRMRR; the protein is encoded by the coding sequence GTGACGGCCCTACTCTGGTCGGCGACGCTGTTCCTGTGCGGCTCGCTCATGTTCTCCTACTGGCTGGGCCTCGCAGCGCGCAGCAACCTTCGCGAGATCGGCGACGGCAATCCTGGCGCCCTGAATTTGTGGCGGGCGGCCGGCTTCGCTTACGGCGTCGTCGGCATCGCGCTCGACTTCGCCAAAGGCTTTGCGCCCGTCGCCTTCATGCTCGCCTCGGGACGCCTGCCGGGGTATGCCGCTGCCGCCGCTTCCTTGATGCCCGTGCTTGGGCATGCCTTCTCCCCGTTCCTTCGGGGAAGAGGCGGCAAAGCGATCGCGACTACGTTCGGCGTCTGGTGCGCGCTCTCGTTCGAGGGCGCGCTCGCCTATGCGGTCATCCTCGCCATCCTGCTCTTGGGCGGCCGCCTGACGCGCGGCACAAAGAAGGCGTCCGCCGAAGCGGACGCCTTCCAGGTCGTGCTGGGGATGATGATGCTGCTGGTCTACGCGCTGGCGCGGGCGTTCCCGGCGCCGATCGCCGCCTTCGCGCTCGCGAATGCGCTGCTGCTCGCCTTTACGCATCGGCGCGAGCTGCGGCGGTTGGTCGCGCGCAGGGGAGCGGACCGCATGCGTCGCTAG
- a CDS encoding glycosyltransferase has protein sequence MWIWLAFMVPACAAGFVLFRKMTIPQASSQSSDAFRLSVVIPARNEEENLPHLLSSLRAQRYRPYEIIVVDDGSTDRTGPIAEAYGATLVRGLPLPEGWTGKNWAVWNGYLQSTGDLIAFLDADVRLAPDALGALVEARSRTNGVVSVVPYHYTEKLYERLALVPNLLGLFAFTSPFERTNPQKGLYGSCILTSREDYERAKGHEGVKAELLDDLTLGARFVEAGVPVTNFIGRGQVSFRMYPGGIRSEVEGFGKGAVQSTGKLAKPTVLLVALWLVGLICAEAAPFVLHTAGAPVWAAGYLLYTLQIYYFSRHTGRFGLWLPALHPLSTAFFLYIMLYSSYRVLFVGHVPWKGRKIRVGGDRK, from the coding sequence ATGTGGATATGGCTGGCGTTTATGGTTCCGGCGTGCGCCGCGGGCTTTGTCCTTTTCCGGAAAATGACGATTCCGCAAGCATCGTCGCAGTCTTCAGATGCATTCCGACTGTCGGTCGTCATTCCGGCCAGGAACGAAGAGGAAAACTTGCCGCACCTGCTCTCGTCGCTCCGCGCGCAGCGCTATCGGCCGTACGAGATCATCGTCGTCGACGACGGTTCGACGGACCGGACAGGCCCGATCGCCGAGGCTTATGGTGCGACGCTCGTCCGCGGGCTGCCGCTGCCAGAAGGCTGGACAGGAAAAAATTGGGCGGTGTGGAACGGCTATTTGCAGTCGACGGGCGACCTGATCGCGTTTTTGGATGCGGACGTGCGGCTGGCGCCGGACGCGCTTGGCGCGCTGGTAGAAGCGAGGTCCCGGACGAACGGGGTCGTCTCCGTCGTTCCTTACCATTACACGGAAAAGCTGTACGAGCGGCTGGCGCTGGTTCCGAACCTGCTCGGCCTGTTCGCGTTTACTTCGCCGTTCGAGCGGACCAATCCGCAGAAGGGGCTGTACGGCTCCTGCATCCTGACATCGCGCGAGGACTACGAGCGGGCGAAAGGACATGAGGGCGTAAAAGCCGAGCTTCTGGACGACTTGACGCTCGGGGCGCGGTTCGTTGAGGCCGGCGTGCCCGTCACAAACTTTATCGGCCGCGGTCAGGTGTCGTTCCGCATGTATCCGGGCGGCATTCGCAGCGAGGTCGAAGGCTTCGGCAAAGGCGCCGTGCAAAGCACGGGCAAGCTCGCCAAGCCGACGGTGCTGCTCGTCGCCTTGTGGCTGGTCGGTTTGATTTGCGCTGAAGCTGCGCCATTTGTCCTTCATACGGCCGGGGCGCCCGTATGGGCGGCCGGCTATTTGCTGTACACGCTGCAGATTTACTACTTCTCCCGCCATACCGGGCGCTTCGGTCTTTGGCTGCCGGCGCTTCATCCGCTCAGCACGGCGTTTTTCCTGTATATCATGCTTTACTCGTCGTATCGCGTCCTGTTCGTCGGACATGTGCCTTGGAAAGGGAGAAAAATCCGCGTCGGGGGCGATCGCAAGTGA
- a CDS encoding TetR/AcrR family transcriptional regulator, producing the protein MPKIVDHEKRKQHIAEAVLRLVRREGIESASVRRVAEEAGLTLGALRHYFDAQHDLLAYAMRLLIGRVRARIDALPLTGHARTDIELIIAQLAPLDEERLAESEVWLAFAGKAVSDPAIRALSREVHEALYEGFKRMIASLCERGLARPGIDPELEARRLHALADGLVVHYTTYAEHLDPAGLMRIVSAHLDGLIRAD; encoded by the coding sequence ATGCCTAAAATCGTCGATCATGAGAAACGAAAACAGCATATCGCCGAAGCCGTCTTGCGCCTCGTCCGGCGTGAGGGAATCGAGAGCGCATCCGTCAGAAGAGTCGCGGAGGAGGCCGGCCTGACACTTGGCGCGCTGCGGCATTACTTCGACGCGCAGCACGATTTGCTCGCCTATGCGATGCGTCTCCTCATCGGACGGGTCCGTGCGCGAATCGACGCCCTGCCGCTCACCGGACATGCGCGAACGGACATCGAGCTGATCATCGCGCAGCTCGCCCCGCTCGACGAAGAGCGCCTCGCGGAATCCGAAGTCTGGCTGGCGTTCGCGGGCAAGGCGGTGTCGGATCCCGCGATCCGCGCGCTCAGCCGTGAAGTTCACGAGGCGCTGTATGAAGGCTTCAAGCGCATGATCGCCTCCCTGTGCGAGCGCGGCCTCGCCCGGCCCGGCATCGATCCGGAACTCGAAGCCCGCCGGCTGCACGCGCTCGCCGACGGGCTGGTCGTCCACTATACGACCTACGCCGAGCATCTGGATCCAGCGGGGCTGATGCGGATCGTATCCGCGCATCTGGACGGGCTGATTAGGGCGGATTAG
- a CDS encoding proline--tRNA ligase, translating into MYQSGLFAPTMREVPSDAEAASHRLMLRAGFIRQLASGVYTFLPLGWRVLRKISSIVREELDHAGAQEMLMSALQPAELWRTSGRYGAYGPELIRFKDRGDRDFVLGPTHEEVVTALVASEVNSYRQLPMTLYQIQTKFRDERRPRFGLLRGREFLMMDAYSFGADQEGLDHAYRVIYETYERIFARCGLEVRGVEADSGTIGGEGGSHEFMALADVGEDTIAFCAHCGYSANLEKAEAGRREGVQRTFPANDEETSPELVHTPGARTIDQLTAALGVTAAETIKTMLFVADGQVAAVAIRGDHGVNEIKLKRLLGTDTLEMADAETIAALAVAPAGFLGPVGLDLPLWVDFAVADMATGITGANKGEFHLRGVVPGRDFSLTRVGDLRDAEEGDPCPRCTEGSLGLRKGIEIGHVFKLGTKYSLPFHAEFADAKGAAAPVVMGCYGIGISRMMSAAAEQHHDEWGFRWPAAIAPFQAHIVPVSWKDAAQRALAEEIRRMLQDNGVETLLDDRDERLGVKLKDADLFGIPLRIVVGKRAGEGIVEYSERALPEAEAVSAADAVERCKQRAAMTYR; encoded by the coding sequence ATGTATCAGTCCGGTTTGTTTGCCCCGACGATGCGGGAAGTTCCATCGGATGCCGAAGCCGCCAGCCATCGACTCATGCTGCGCGCCGGGTTCATTCGTCAGCTAGCTTCGGGGGTCTATACGTTTCTCCCGCTCGGCTGGCGCGTGCTCCGCAAGATCTCGTCCATCGTGCGCGAGGAGTTGGACCATGCCGGTGCGCAAGAGATGTTGATGTCCGCCTTGCAGCCGGCGGAGTTGTGGCGAACGTCCGGGCGATACGGGGCGTACGGCCCCGAGCTGATTCGATTCAAGGATCGCGGCGATCGTGACTTTGTGCTGGGACCGACGCACGAGGAAGTCGTTACCGCGCTGGTCGCGAGCGAAGTGAATTCCTATCGGCAGCTTCCGATGACGTTATATCAGATCCAGACGAAATTCAGGGACGAGCGGCGCCCGCGGTTTGGACTGCTGCGCGGCAGGGAGTTTCTGATGATGGACGCCTATTCGTTCGGAGCGGATCAAGAAGGACTGGATCACGCGTATCGCGTCATTTACGAAACGTACGAGCGGATTTTCGCGCGCTGCGGGTTGGAGGTGCGGGGCGTCGAGGCCGATTCGGGAACGATCGGCGGGGAGGGCGGCTCGCACGAATTCATGGCTTTGGCCGATGTCGGCGAGGATACGATCGCGTTTTGCGCGCATTGCGGATATTCGGCGAATCTGGAAAAAGCGGAGGCCGGAAGGCGGGAGGGCGTGCAGCGAACGTTTCCTGCGAACGATGAGGAGACTTCGCCGGAGCTCGTTCATACGCCTGGTGCGCGAACGATCGATCAGTTAACGGCGGCCTTGGGCGTTACAGCTGCTGAGACGATTAAAACAATGCTGTTTGTGGCGGATGGACAAGTGGCGGCTGTCGCGATTCGCGGGGATCACGGGGTGAATGAGATCAAACTCAAGCGTCTGCTCGGTACGGACACGCTGGAGATGGCGGATGCCGAGACAATCGCGGCGCTCGCCGTTGCTCCCGCGGGCTTTCTAGGTCCGGTCGGATTGGATCTGCCGCTGTGGGTCGACTTTGCCGTGGCGGATATGGCAACAGGCATAACGGGGGCGAACAAAGGGGAATTCCACCTGCGAGGCGTCGTGCCCGGACGTGACTTTTCGCTGACAAGGGTAGGCGATCTGCGCGACGCGGAGGAGGGCGACCCATGTCCGCGCTGTACGGAAGGCAGCCTCGGCTTGCGTAAGGGGATCGAGATTGGCCACGTTTTTAAACTAGGGACAAAATACAGCCTTCCGTTTCATGCGGAATTTGCGGACGCGAAGGGAGCCGCGGCGCCAGTCGTCATGGGCTGCTATGGCATCGGGATTTCCCGCATGATGTCTGCCGCCGCTGAGCAGCATCACGACGAATGGGGCTTCCGCTGGCCGGCGGCGATCGCGCCTTTTCAAGCGCATATCGTGCCCGTTTCTTGGAAGGATGCCGCGCAGAGAGCGCTCGCGGAAGAGATCCGCCGCATGCTCCAGGACAATGGCGTCGAAACGCTGCTTGACGACCGGGACGAACGCTTGGGCGTCAAGCTGAAGGATGCCGATCTGTTCGGCATCCCGCTTCGCATCGTTGTCGGCAAAAGAGCGGGCGAGGGGATCGTCGAGTATTCGGAGCGTGCGCTTCCGGAAGCTGAGGCGGTCTCCGCGGCGGATGCCGTTGAACGCTGTAAGCAGCGAGCTGCGATGACGTACCGATAG
- the serS gene encoding serine--tRNA ligase yields MLDMTYIREHAELLQHTADRKGIAISIRELLELDASRRSLLQEVERLRAERNRRSEEIAALVKARRTQGEARGRKAGEVKPAIGAALRDAPSMPHETRIYAEGEALSAKLGNGALSDENFGAVYSGKIDEAKRQVREANAKLAELEARQAEVSAAWRSLLELVPNPVSADTPDGNSDADNVELRRVGDIPTFAFEPLDHVRLGERLGLLDLARGVKLAGTRSYVLKGIGSRLHRAVQQLAMDVLERRGFTPLELPAMMRGETFENTGFFPTGRDQTFALAEGDKYLIGTSEVGLVSYYAGETVNLEEPIRLAAATPCFRSEVGSAGRDVHGLYRVHQFAKVEQVVVCRGEAAESDAMLAEITANAEEILRLLELPYRVVAVCIGDMSQKTHKQYDIETWMPSRGAYGETHSSSNVLDFQARRAGIRYRDADGTLRYAHTLNNTAVATPRILIPLLENHQREDGSVYVPLALRPYLGGIEEIRAE; encoded by the coding sequence ATGCTGGACATGACGTATATACGCGAACATGCGGAGCTACTTCAGCATACGGCGGATCGCAAAGGAATCGCGATATCGATCCGCGAGCTGCTGGAGCTGGATGCGTCGCGCAGGTCGCTGCTGCAGGAGGTCGAGCGGCTGCGGGCCGAGCGGAACCGGCGAAGCGAGGAGATCGCGGCGCTCGTCAAGGCGCGGCGCACACAAGGCGAAGCGCGCGGGAGGAAAGCCGGAGAAGTGAAGCCCGCAATCGGGGCTGCGTTAAGGGATGCGCCGAGCATGCCGCACGAAACGCGGATCTATGCGGAAGGGGAGGCGCTGAGCGCGAAGCTAGGGAACGGTGCGCTATCTGACGAGAACTTCGGCGCCGTGTATTCGGGAAAGATAGACGAGGCCAAACGGCAGGTGCGGGAGGCAAACGCGAAGCTCGCGGAGCTCGAGGCGCGGCAGGCGGAAGTCTCGGCCGCCTGGCGGTCGCTGCTCGAGCTCGTGCCGAATCCGGTATCGGCGGACACGCCGGACGGGAATTCGGACGCTGACAATGTCGAGCTGCGCCGGGTCGGAGACATTCCGACATTCGCCTTCGAGCCGCTGGATCATGTACGGCTTGGCGAGCGGCTCGGCCTGCTCGACCTGGCGCGCGGCGTGAAGCTAGCGGGCACGCGCAGCTACGTGCTGAAGGGCATCGGCAGCCGCTTGCACCGCGCGGTGCAGCAGTTGGCGATGGACGTGCTGGAGCGAAGGGGCTTCACGCCGCTCGAGCTGCCGGCCATGATGCGCGGCGAGACGTTCGAGAACACCGGATTTTTTCCGACGGGACGGGACCAGACCTTCGCGTTGGCCGAAGGTGACAAGTATCTGATCGGCACATCGGAGGTCGGCTTGGTGTCGTACTACGCGGGCGAGACGGTGAACCTGGAGGAACCGATCCGCCTTGCGGCAGCGACGCCATGCTTCCGAAGCGAGGTCGGCTCGGCAGGGCGAGACGTACACGGGCTGTACCGGGTGCATCAGTTCGCCAAGGTCGAGCAGGTCGTGGTATGTCGCGGCGAGGCGGCGGAATCGGATGCGATGCTGGCGGAGATTACGGCCAACGCCGAGGAAATATTGCGGCTGCTCGAGCTGCCGTACCGCGTCGTGGCGGTTTGCATCGGCGACATGTCGCAGAAGACGCACAAGCAGTACGACATCGAGACGTGGATGCCGAGCCGCGGCGCTTACGGGGAGACGCACTCGTCGTCGAACGTGCTGGACTTTCAGGCGCGCCGGGCGGGCATTCGCTACCGCGACGCGGACGGAACGCTGCGCTACGCGCACACGCTCAACAATACGGCGGTCGCCACGCCGCGCATCCTGATCCCGCTGCTGGAGAACCATCAGCGGGAGGACGGCTCGGTCTACGTGCCGTTGGCGCTGCGGCCATACTTGGGCGGGATAGAGGAAATTCGGGCGGAGTGA
- the serC gene encoding 3-phosphoserine/phosphohydroxythreonine transaminase: MDRTYNFNPGPAALPLEVLEQGRDSFVEYGGQGMSLMEMSHRSKPVEGMIAETERLLLELIGLEDAGYRVLFMSGGASAQFALLAMNLLAAGKAGRYVLSGSFAEKAYEEALTVGAAEVLASGKGTGWARLPNLEAALTGLTEGDTAYAHVTTNNTIEGSQFKTFPDTGGIPLIGDMTSDILSRQIDWTRFAMFYAGAQKNLGPAGVTAVVIREDLLAASAKANANAKVPVIFRYATYASNNSLYNTPPVHSIYMMKLMLEWTKRQGGVAAMEARSAEKAALLYEAIDGSGGFYGGIVEKPDRSAMNATWRLPDESLEKAFVQEAQAAGFAGLAGHRSVGGIRASIYNGVPVEACRALAAFMDDFRNRRG; encoded by the coding sequence ATGGATCGGACGTACAATTTCAATCCAGGACCGGCGGCGCTGCCGCTCGAGGTGCTGGAGCAGGGACGGGACAGCTTTGTCGAGTATGGGGGACAGGGCATGTCGCTCATGGAAATGTCGCATCGCAGCAAGCCGGTGGAAGGGATGATCGCGGAGACGGAGCGGCTGCTGCTCGAGCTGATCGGCCTGGAAGATGCGGGTTACCGCGTGCTGTTCATGTCGGGCGGAGCGAGCGCGCAGTTCGCTTTGCTGGCGATGAATCTGTTGGCGGCGGGCAAGGCGGGGCGTTACGTGCTGTCGGGCAGCTTTGCGGAAAAAGCGTACGAGGAGGCGCTGACAGTCGGGGCGGCAGAGGTGCTGGCGAGCGGCAAGGGGACGGGATGGGCGAGACTGCCGAACTTGGAAGCGGCTTTGACGGGTCTGACTGAGGGAGATACCGCTTACGCCCATGTGACGACGAACAATACGATCGAAGGCTCGCAGTTCAAGACATTTCCGGACACGGGCGGCATTCCGCTGATCGGCGACATGACGAGCGACATCTTGAGCCGGCAGATCGACTGGACGAGGTTCGCGATGTTCTATGCAGGCGCGCAGAAAAACCTGGGACCGGCGGGCGTCACGGCCGTCGTGATCCGCGAGGACCTGCTGGCGGCATCGGCGAAGGCGAATGCGAATGCTAAGGTACCTGTGATTTTCCGATATGCAACCTACGCGAGCAACAATTCCCTGTACAACACGCCGCCGGTGCACAGCATTTACATGATGAAGCTGATGCTGGAGTGGACGAAGCGGCAGGGCGGCGTCGCGGCGATGGAGGCGCGAAGCGCGGAAAAGGCGGCATTGCTCTACGAGGCGATCGACGGGAGCGGCGGATTTTACGGCGGCATCGTGGAGAAGCCTGACCGTTCGGCGATGAACGCGACATGGCGGCTGCCGGACGAGTCGCTTGAGAAGGCGTTCGTGCAGGAGGCGCAGGCTGCCGGCTTCGCGGGACTCGCGGGCCATCGGAGCGTCGGCGGGATCCGGGCATCGATCTATAACGGCGTGCCGGTGGAGGCTTGCCGGGCGCTGGCGGCGTTTATGGACGATTTCCGGAATCGGCGGGGTTGA